Part of the Sphingobacterium sp. LZ7M1 genome, TAATAAGCGCGAAGCTGAAAAGCTTCTGGCCGAAGCTAAGAAAGCTGATAAAAACAAATTGCTGGAAGAGCAGATCAAATTGATGAAAAACCAAATGGGAATGATGGACAAACAACAGTTCCGTTATTCTAGATAACAAAATATTTAAAAAAGGAAAGGGTGGATTTTTGAAAATCCACCCTTTCCTTTTTTAGACAGTAGACAACAGATTCAAGACATTAGAATGGCTAAGACTGCCAACTATCTCAGTCATTTGGGATAGGGAGCCAGAAAGAGTCTATTGTCTTGTGTCTTATGTCTTATGTCTTGTGTCTATTGTCTATAACCTATTTCTCATTCTCCTTAAGGACTCTCAGGAAGTTCAATCCCATGATCTTAGCGACATCTTCCTTGCTGTAGCCTCTTTCCAGCAATGCTTTTGTGAGGACCGGGAATTTGGTGACATCTTCTAGTTCCTGAGGCGGAGATTCAATGCCATCAAAGTCGGATCCTATGGCTACATGGTCGATGCCCGCCTTTGCGACCAGATGGTCTATGTGCTTAAGTACATTTTCAAAAGGGGCATTAGCTTCATGCTTTAGCTTTGGCGAAAGGGAACCATACATCTTGCCTATAGATAATTCCTTGTTTGTACTGTCTTTTTTGTGGGTTTTGTAATAGAGTTTTTTTACTCTCTTCGGGTAGTTGGAATCAAGAAATTCAGAATAAAAATTGACACCTACTACACCACCATTTTTCTTCAGGGCTTCCAATTGCGCATCTTTCAGGTTGCGATAATGTGGCGTCAATGCTGCTGCATTGCTGTGGGAGACCAATACTGGTTTGCTTGTGATACTCAAAACATCATAAAATGTTTGTTCACCGGCATGGGAAAGGTCGACCATCATACCGAGGTCGTTCATCTTACTGATAATTTCCTTGCCATGTTCCGTCAAGCCTTTTCCTTTTTTGTCCTTGGTCTTCACTTCCATGGCAGCTGCCGTCACCCAAGGAAGGTTGTAGTTCCAGGTAAGGGTCAGATAGCGGGCTCCACGATCGTAAAGTGCCTCCAGATAATCAAGGCGTTCCTCAATCATATTGCCGCCTTCTATTCCAATCAATGCAACGATCTTTCCCTCTCTGTTGATGCGTTCTATATCTGTAGAACTCTTTGCCAGTTCGATCTTATCCGGATTGTTGGCAATCAATTTCTCTAAGGCATCAATTTGGTCGTTCGCATGTTTGTAGGCATTCTTCTTCCATTTCTTGTCATCGGACCAAACGGCAAATACCTGAACATCCACTCCACCTTCTTTCAGTCTGGGTAGATCGGTATGACCGGTTTTTATTCTTTTGCCGATGTCCTTGCCAGGCAATATGCTTTCGACGATCACATCATTGTGCCCATCCACAACGATCAGGTCTTGATGTATCTGTTTATAATCCTGCCCCATACTGGCAAAAATAGAACCCCCGAGAAGGAAGGTCAATAAAAACTTCTTTTTCATTATTTAGCGTTAAAAATGGTTTCATAGATGACATCCTGTATACGACTCCTAACGTTCAGATCATAGATTTTTGTAGATACCTGCGGATGTACTCTATTTGACAAAAATATATAAATCAATTGGTTATTCGGATCTACCCATATACAAGTCCCTGTATAACCGGTATGGCCATATACAGATGGATTTGCCAATTTAGAAGGGTAGTCTGCGACTTTCTTAGGGTCATATCGGTCGAAACCCAAACCTCTGCGACTTGTTTTCGACTGTTTGGAGGTGAAAAGATCGATGGTCTCCGGTTTATAATACCTCACGCCCCCATATTCGCCTCGATTCAGCAATAGCTGTCCGTAGATAGCAAGGTCATTTGCAGAAGCAAACAGGCCCGCATGTCCAGCCACTCCACCGGCCATGGCTGCACCCTCATCATGCACATATCCTTGCAACAGGACCTTCCGAAAGGCGGTGTCCTGTTGGGTAGGAATGAATTGGTCCTTGTTGAAACGATCTCTCGGAAGATATCCCGCGGTCTTCATCCCAATGGGCCTGTACAAAATATCTTGGACATAGTCCTGCATTGGAGTGGAAGTTTCATGTTCAGAGACTTCCTTCATTACATACATGCTGATGTCTGAATAGACATAGTTTCCGATTGGCTTAACCGGAGAATTCAACATCTCTGGCCACATAACATCTCGGTAGTAATTATTCTTTAGATAGGCATTGTCAGCGACCTTGACTTGATGGGAATCATCTTTTGTGCGTTGAAGGTCACCAGGTTTCAGGTTCCTGTAGAACGGGATAAAAGGAGTAAAACCAGCCTCATGTAAAAGTACGGTCCTGAGGGTAATATTGGCTTTATTGCTCTGTTTCGCTTGCCATAGGTAATGTCCCATGGTGCTATCCAGATTGATGATGTTGTTTTCCTGTAAGTGCATCACAACAGGCGTCGTGCCGGCAATTTTACTGATGGATGCTAAGTCATAGATATCATAAATGCTATTGGCCTGCTTCTTTTCGTAGGTATGGTAGCCATACGCCTTTTCAAAGATTACCTGACCATCTTTTATGGCCATGACCATCATCCCCGGAGCGGCATGCTGCTCAACAGCATCCTTCGCAATGGCATCGATCTGATTGGTCATTTTGGCGATGTCCAGGCCTGACTGTCTGCCTTTGCTGTACTGTAGTCGGGTTTGCGTTGTTTTATTCGTTCCGGCAGTGATACCTAACCCACCGAAGATGGACATTGCCGCATTCTCCTGGGCACCTTCATCTAAGCTAGGTGCTGTTAAGATGCTGGCAAATCGGCTTAGGTTGGCAGAAGACAAGCCTATATTGATGTAATTGATATCCTTCCCGAATTTACAGAGAATGACATCCTTTCGATTTACGGCAGATTGAATGACCATCGCCAATTGATCCGGTCTAAACTCGTCTTCCGTACCAGCAACGATAATAGTATTGTAGTATTTCGTATGTTCATCATATTGGTCAAAACCAAAGCTCTTTACTTCACCATATCGCTGTAATTGCTGAATAAAGGGTGCATATTTTACACTGTCCGTACTGATGACCGCTATTCTGCGTTCATCCAAACGCTTGAAGGGCAGGATGTTCTTTTGGTTGTTCAGAAGAACCGTTTGATTGCTGATGACCTGTTTATACTGAGCTTGACTAATGGAATACCCGCATAACAGGAATATTGTAAGGAGGTTTAAAAAGCGAATCATAATTGTTTTTAGGATTTCTTATTGTAAATGTACTAATAAAACGCACAAACACGCATTCCCGACCTGTAATAATTCTGTATATTTGAGAATGCCCGAACTGATGGACAATAAAACCGTTTTCACTCTCCTAGAGGTGTCCCGAAGCATTCAAAAGACGATTGCTGAGCGATACAAGAGTCTTTATTGGATTAAAGCGGAGATGAACAAATTGAACCATTATTCCCATTCAGGCCATTGCTACCCCGAACTACTAGAGAAAAAAGAAGGTAAGGTGGTTGCTGAAATGCGGTCTATTTTATGGAAAATGGATTATGAACGCATAAACAGGCAGTTCATGGAAGTACTTGGAGAACCCTTAAGGGAAGGTATTACCATGCTATTCCAGGCGGGTATATCCTACGATCCGCTGTACGGCTTCAGTCTGAAGATTATTGATATCGATCCTACCTTTGTGCTTGGAGAACTGGAAAAAGAGAAAAGGGAAAGCATCAAGAAACTGACCGAAGAAGGTATATTTGACGCCAATAAAAGGCTTCCATTCCCTCTCATCCCTAAGCGATTGGCCATTATCTCTGTTGAGACCAGTAAGGGGCTTTCCGATTTCTTTAAAATTATCAACGGTAACCCTTGGGGCTATAAAATTGAATGCACGCTCTTTCCTGCCTTATTGCAGGGGGATAAATCCATCAGCTCCATTATTAAGCAATTGGAGGTCATTGCTAATAAATTAGAAGATTTTGATGCGGTCGCCATCATTAGAGGTGGAGGAGGAGATGTCGGCTTGAGTTCCTATAACAACTATTTCCTGTCCAAGGCCATTGCCATCTTTCCAATTCCTGTACTCACAGGGATA contains:
- a CDS encoding serine hydrolase, which gives rise to MIRFLNLLTIFLLCGYSISQAQYKQVISNQTVLLNNQKNILPFKRLDERRIAVISTDSVKYAPFIQQLQRYGEVKSFGFDQYDEHTKYYNTIIVAGTEDEFRPDQLAMVIQSAVNRKDVILCKFGKDINYINIGLSSANLSRFASILTAPSLDEGAQENAAMSIFGGLGITAGTNKTTQTRLQYSKGRQSGLDIAKMTNQIDAIAKDAVEQHAAPGMMVMAIKDGQVIFEKAYGYHTYEKKQANSIYDIYDLASISKIAGTTPVVMHLQENNIINLDSTMGHYLWQAKQSNKANITLRTVLLHEAGFTPFIPFYRNLKPGDLQRTKDDSHQVKVADNAYLKNNYYRDVMWPEMLNSPVKPIGNYVYSDISMYVMKEVSEHETSTPMQDYVQDILYRPIGMKTAGYLPRDRFNKDQFIPTQQDTAFRKVLLQGYVHDEGAAMAGGVAGHAGLFASANDLAIYGQLLLNRGEYGGVRYYKPETIDLFTSKQSKTSRRGLGFDRYDPKKVADYPSKLANPSVYGHTGYTGTCIWVDPNNQLIYIFLSNRVHPQVSTKIYDLNVRSRIQDVIYETIFNAK
- a CDS encoding dipeptidase; translated protein: MKKKFLLTFLLGGSIFASMGQDYKQIHQDLIVVDGHNDVIVESILPGKDIGKRIKTGHTDLPRLKEGGVDVQVFAVWSDDKKWKKNAYKHANDQIDALEKLIANNPDKIELAKSSTDIERINREGKIVALIGIEGGNMIEERLDYLEALYDRGARYLTLTWNYNLPWVTAAAMEVKTKDKKGKGLTEHGKEIISKMNDLGMMVDLSHAGEQTFYDVLSITSKPVLVSHSNAAALTPHYRNLKDAQLEALKKNGGVVGVNFYSEFLDSNYPKRVKKLYYKTHKKDSTNKELSIGKMYGSLSPKLKHEANAPFENVLKHIDHLVAKAGIDHVAIGSDFDGIESPPQELEDVTKFPVLTKALLERGYSKEDVAKIMGLNFLRVLKENEK
- the xseA gene encoding exodeoxyribonuclease VII large subunit translates to MPELMDNKTVFTLLEVSRSIQKTIAERYKSLYWIKAEMNKLNHYSHSGHCYPELLEKKEGKVVAEMRSILWKMDYERINRQFMEVLGEPLREGITMLFQAGISYDPLYGFSLKIIDIDPTFVLGELEKEKRESIKKLTEEGIFDANKRLPFPLIPKRLAIISVETSKGLSDFFKIINGNPWGYKIECTLFPALLQGDKSISSIIKQLEVIANKLEDFDAVAIIRGGGGDVGLSSYNNYFLSKAIAIFPIPVLTGIGHSTNETVSEMVAYKNAITPSELADFLLQKFHNFAIPVDNALERMLRAVRRSFEEENLKLKHIVSSISWNSKTLLLKDKAELNGLQAHLIRFSRQSIKENQAQLQHLERMLGIVNPIHILKRGFSIVRMDGKSVHKLDQVEIGSELEIQLEDGKIISKVINKESNHGK